One window of Manihot esculenta cultivar AM560-2 chromosome 17, M.esculenta_v8, whole genome shotgun sequence genomic DNA carries:
- the LOC110626624 gene encoding mitogen-activated protein kinase kinase kinase 18: protein MDWTRGQTIGRGSTATVSVATFDHSGQVFAVKSAELSQSEFVQKEQSFLSALSCPQIVAYKGFDIREENGKLLYNIFLEYAPGGTLVDAIRKHGGRLHESVIRSYTRQILLGLHHLHSTGIVHRDIKGHNILVTGDGAKIADFGCARWVNEDLATNAKIAGTPVYMAPEVARGEHQGFPADVWALGCTILEMATGIAPCVNISDPVSALYQVGFSCYTPEIPSFMSVQAKDFLSKCLKRDPTERWSASELLEHAFITEETVSVLKDTDVDTPTSVLDQGLWGWKEDLKATWTWKSTHESGCLTPRERLGQLAKGSEKVPDWAWEETWVTVRSKSSAREIVASSNDCGLVHAKEATGELLHSGEYNLINVIANDSVGIGGISISNTSNSVGCRDNTIYKILSMYCICTKDYLRGSSNFEKGISFSVSTLQSLPSFLSEADPCTMGD, encoded by the coding sequence ATGGACTGGACCAGAGGCCAAACTATCGGCCGTGGCTCCACTGCCACCGTCTCAGTTGCCACCTTCGATCACTCCGGTCAGGTTTTTGCTGTCAAGTCAGCTGAGCTCTCCCAATCGGAGTTCGTGCAGAAGGAGCAAAGCTTTCTTTCTGCATTATCTTGCCCTCAAATTGTAGCATACAAAGGATTTGACATAAGGGAAGAAAATGGTAAGCtcttatataatattttcttggaATATGCACCTGGAGGCACCCTTGTGGATGCAATTCGCAAGCATGGAGGGCGGCTTCATGAGTCCGTGATCAGGTCATATACTCGACAGATTTTGCTTGGCCTTCACCACCTCCATTCTACTGGGATTGTACATCGTGACATTAAGGGACACAACATTTTGGTCACCGGTGATGGGGCAAAAATTGCTGATTTTGGCTGCGCTAGATGGGTCAATGAGGATTTGGCCACCAACGCTAAAATTGCAGGTACTCCTGTGTACATGGCACCTGAGGTGGCACGTGGTGAACACCAGGGCTTCCCTGCTGACGTCTGGGCTCTTGGGTGTACTATTCTTGAGATGGCTACTGGAATAGCTCCATGTGTCAATATTTCGGACCCTGTTTCTGCGCTTTACCAAGTTGGGTTTTCATGTTATACGCCAGAAATTCCGAGCTTTATGTCTGTGCAAGCTAAAGATTTTCTGAGCAAGTGCTTGAAGAGAGATCCAACAGAGAGGTGGTCAGCTAGCGAGCTACTTGAACATGCTTTTATAACAGAGGAAACCGTCTCTGTTTTGAAGGATACTGATGTGGATACTCCAACAAGTGTATTAGACCAAGGATTATGGGGTTGGAAAGAGGACTTAAAAGCAACATGGACATGGAAATCGACTCATGAAAGTGGTTGCCTTACTCCGAGAGAAAGACTTGGGCAATTGGCAAAAGGCAGTGAGAAAGTGCCTGACTGGGCATGGGAGGAGACTTGGGTCACTGTAAGAAGCAAATCTAGCGCAAGAGAAATTGTTGCTAGCTCCAATGACTGTGGCTTGGTACATGCCAAAGAAGCCACCGGTGAACTATTGCATAGTGGGGAATATAATTTGATTAATGTTATCGCTAACGACTCTGTAGGCATTGGTGGGATAAGCATATCTAACACTAGCAATAGCGTGGGCTGTAGAGATAATACTATCTATAAAATATTATCCATGTATTGCATATGTACAAAAGATTATTTACGTGGCAGTTCCAATTTCGAAAAGGGAATATCATTTTCTGTTTCTACGTTGCAATCCTTGCCTTCTTTTCTTTCTGAAGCTGATCCGTGCACCATGGGAGACTAG